The genome window AATCGCCGCCGAGCCCGCGCTCCACCTGGCGCGGATGCGCGGGCTCCACGATGATCGCCCCGTAGAGTCCCGAATCGAGCATCGCCTCGTCGTCGTGCGTATGGTAGATGAACGTGCCAGGCGTGTCGGCGACGAACGTATAGCGAAAGTGCCCGCCGCGCGGAACGAGCGGTTGCGATATTCCCGCGACCCCGTCCATCGAAACCGGGATGTCGTGAATGCCGTGCATGTGAATCGAGTCGGGAACCGCATCGTCGTTCGTGTAGTCGATGACGAGCCTTTCGCCCTGGCGCACGACCAGCGCCGGCCCGGGAACGACGCCGTTGTACGTATTGGCCATGACGGTGAGTCCGGGTTTCAGCGTCCATGGCGCGGCGCGCTCGACGAGGTGGAAGGTCGCGGTTCGGCCGCGAGTCTGCGGGACGGCTTGGTACGAACCGTCGGGCCGGCGGAAGAGGCGCGATTCGCCCGGCGCCGGCGTCGAGACCGGAAGAGGGCCGGTCAGCGGCTGGAGCCCCGCCGCCGCAGGCACGGCGAGAGCGGCATCGGCGTCAGCCAGGGCCTGGAGGGGCATCGCGGTCGCCGCGACGACGGCGAGAAGAATGAAGAGGGACCTCATTTAGGAACTCCTAACGATGCTTCGCGGCATGCCTTACTCCACCCTCCCCTGGGTCTTGCGGACGGAGAGCGAAGCACGAGTCTCATGCAAAACCTGCCAGCGCTCGTCTACGACGAGTGGAGAGAGAGCCTCGACACGCTGCACTTGTGGACCCAGATCGTCGGCAAGGTGCGCCTGAAGCGGGAACCGCTTGTCAACCACTGGTGGAACGTGACGCTGTACGTGACGCCGCGCGGCCTCACGACGTCGACGATGTCCGCTCCGAATGGCGGGCAGTTCGAAATCTCGTTCGATTTCGTTTCGCACGAGCTGCGGATCGACCACAGCAACGGAGCGCAACGAGCCTTCGCGTTGCGTCCCATGAGTGTTGCGGCGTTCTACGAGCGCCTGATGCAAGAGCTGCGCGCGATCGGCATCGACGTACGGATCAATACGAAGCCGAACGAGGTTCCCGATGCGATTCCCTTCGAGAACGATACCGTGCACGCGTCGTACGACCCGCGCTACGTCGAGCGCTTTGCGCACGCGTTGCTCTTCGCGGATCGCCTCTGTAAGACGTTTCGTGCGCGCTTCCTCGGGAAGGCGAGCCCGGTGCATTTCTTTTGGGGAAGTTTCGATCTCGCCACGGCGCGCTTCTCTGGCCGACCGGCTCCGCCGCATCCGGGCGGATTTCCGAACATGCCGGATTGGGCGACCCGCGAAGCCTACTCGCACGAGGATCACAGCGTCGGCTTCTGGCCCGGCGGCTTCGGATTGGAAGCGCTCTTCTACGCGTACGCCTATCCCCAGCCGACCGGCTTCGCGGAGGCGGCCGTCGCGCCCGCGACCGCCGCATGGAACGCAACGCTCAAGGAGTTCGTGCTACCGTATGAAGTGGTGCGCGCGTCGGCGAACCCCGACGGTGCGGTACTCGACTTCTTCCAGTCGACCTACGACGCCGAGGCGACGCTCGCGCATTGGGATCCGGCGCTCGAGCGGCCGCGCGAGATTCCGTAGCTTCTGCGAAGCGCTACGTACCGCGCCTGAGGCGCAGCTCCGCGACAACGTGATTCCCGTACCCGCGCACGTGCTCGATCGCAAGGCGATCGCTCAGCTGCTGGGCGATGAAGAGTCCGCGCCCGCCCTCGCTCAAGGGGTCGTTCGGCAGACCGGCGCCTCGCCCGAACGCCGCGCCGCGATCGATGACGTGCAGCATGGGACGCTCGCCATGCCACTCGAGATGAACGTCGATGCCGCCGCTTGCGTGCCGGACGACGTTGCCGATCAGTTCTCCGAAAACGAGCTCCGCCGATTCGATGGCGCTCTCGTCGCTCACGTGCATCCGAAGATAGCGCACGAAATCGCTTCGCGCGTCGTTCGCCGCCTGCGCATTTTCGGCCGTGAACGTCCAGCCTTCCTGATCGCTGAATCGCATGGTGAGAATCGCCACGTCGTCGCTGCGGTCCTCGCGCACGCAGGCGTCGCGGATGAACGACGCGGGCGAGCGCGCGTGGAGCACGGCGTCGCTACGCATCACGGCGCGCAGACGCTCTTCGCCGTCGAGCAGCGTCTTGCGATCCTCGACGAGGCCGTCGGTGTAGAGCACGAGCAGGTCGGCGCCGCCGAGGGACGCGCTCTTCGTCTCGGAGGAAGCCGCGTTGCGCACGCCGAGCGGAAGCCCCGTCGATTGCAGTTCGACGATCTCGCCGCGCCGTCGTAGAAACGGCGGACGATGACCCGCATTTGCGTACCGGATGAGCGTGCGCTCCGGATTCACGATTCCGCAGAATGCGGTGATGAGAAGATCGGGGAAGCCTTGGCGCACGATGTGATCGGCCGCGTCGAGAATCGCCGACGGGTCTCGTTCGTACAGCGCCGCCACGGCGATGATCTGGCGAACCCGCGACATGATCGCCGCGGCGCCGATGCCGCGTCCCATGACGTCGCCGATGTCGACGAGCAGCGAACCATCGCGCAACAGGACGGAATCGTACCAGTCGCCGCCGATCTCCGCCTCCTCCGCGCCGGGCTGAAAGATGGCGTCGAGGTGCAGACCGGGCAACCTCGCGAGCGCGAGCGGCAGCGCCGCGCGCTGCAGCGTCTCGGCAATCCTGCGTTCTCGCTCGAAGCTCTTCGCGTTCTCCATGGCGATCGACGCCCGTCTGCCGATATCCTCGAAGACCGGCACGTCGCGCTCGTCCAGCATGCGAGTACCGTCGCCGTAGAAAAGGTACAGCCCACCGAACGTGATGCCGCGCGCGTGCAGCGGAATCGTCAGGGACGAGCGCGGGTGGAGCGGAGCGACGGCGGTTGCCAGATACGGCCAAAGCTGACCGCGTCCCGCCTCCAGGTTGAGATCGCCGATCACGCGCGGTCTTCCCTCGCGCAACCTCTGCCACTCGTTGCGTTCGGCGTCCGGCGTGAGCACACGCTCTCCACGCAGGCTCGCCACCATGCGACCGCGCTCGGGATCGCGATGCGCGGTCGCAACGGGACGTAGACGCCCGTCGTCGTCGGCGAGAAGCACGAGCGCGATATCTGCAGCGCGCGACACGATCAACTCGCAGAGCCCCACGAACGCTTTCTCGACGTCGAAGGACGCGAAGAGAATCTCGCTGGCCTGTGCCGTCAGCGCGAGGCTATCGCGCGCGCGACGCTGATCGTCGACATCGGTGCAGGTGCCGATCCATCGCAAGATCGCGCCATTCTCGTCGCGGACCGGCGTCGCGCGTGCGATGAACCAGCGGTAGAGCCCGGTAGCCGCTTCGCGCAGGCGGTACTCGATTTCGTACGCCGTGCCGCCGGCAAGCGCATTCGTCCAGCGCTCCCACATCGGCGGCAGATCGTCGGGATGGACCGTACCCTTCGCGCTGCCGTATTCGTGATTCGTCTCTTCCGTCGTGAGACCGGTGTAGGCGACCCAGCGGCGATTGTAATACTCGACGCGTCCGTCCGGGAAGGCGACCCACACGAGCTGCGGCATCGCATCGGCAATAGCTGCAAAACGCTCCACGCTCTCTCGGAGCGCGGCGGAAAGGGGGCCGAGATCACTACTATCGGTCACAAGGCTCAACAGGATCCTATTCCCGCCGTTCGACGCAGACAAACGTGCGATCGCCAGGGCCGACGTCCCTCCCGCCGGAAGGCTCCGAAAGTGCTTCCGTTGCGGCGCCTTCCACGCTCGCGGCTTGGCCGCATCCTCCTACGTACATCCGTAGTGACGACTGCGTTCCTTTTGGTCGCCTTCGTCCTCGCGGTCGCGCTGATTCAGGCAAGCGTCCAACACATGATCGTGCGAGGGGAGGCGATGCGCGCGGCCGAGATCGATCGCGCGCTCGTCCTCCGCTTGCAGATCGACGAGGAAACGAGCCTGCGCGGCTTTATGCTCACCGGCGACCGCTCGTTTCTCCTTCCGTTCCGTCGGGCGCGCGCGCGACTTCCGAGCGCCTTTGCGACCCTCGAGCGTCGCTTGCAGCGTTTAGCGTCGCCGCTCGTCTCCGTGGTGCACGAGCAGCGAGCGCTCAACGAGCGGTGGATTACCAGCGTTGCTCTGCCGATCGTCGCGCGCCGCAATCGCGCCGACCGGCATGCCTTGGAGTTGCAAGGAAAAAGGCAGATCGATCGTTTTCGTGAGCTCTCGACCCTCACCAGCGCGGCAGTGAACAGGCTCGCCGATGCGGCCGACCGCGAGGCTAGCCTCGATCTGCATCGCATCTTGATCGGAAGCGGAGTTCTTGGGGTTGTGCTTGCATTGGCGCTGGTCTTCTACGCGGGAGTGCAGATGCGGCTCAGCAGGGCTCTGTCGACGCAGGCGGATGAATACGAGCGGTTGCGCCGCATCGCTGCAGCGCTGCAAGAGTCCTTTCTCGTCGAACCGCTGCCTGACGTCCCGAATCTCTCGTTCGACGCGCTCTACGCGCCGGCAGTCGAGCAGGCGAGAGTCGGCGGCGACTGGTACGGCGTCTTCGCTCTCCCGGACGGTCGCGTTTTTTTCTCGATGGGCGACGTCGCCGGACACGGCGTGGCCGCAGCGGTCCTCATGACGCGCGTTCGCCAGACGATTCTTTCCATGGCGCTGCACGAGCGAGATCCATCGGTCATTCTCACGCGCGCAAACGAGGTCTTGCGGCTGCGCACCGAAACTCTGGTGACCGCGCTGTGCGGCTTCATCGTTCCGCAGACGCGGGAGATCTCGTACGCGAGCGCTGGACATCCGCCGCCGTTGCTCGTGACGCCGGAGGGAGGGTCCGTCTATCTCCCCAAAGGCGGGGCGCCGCTCGGCATAACGATCGACCCCGCTGCGCGGACGTTCACGCGTCGTGCGTCTGCCGGCTGCGTTCTGGTCCTCTACACCGACGGCATCACCGAGTTCGATCGCGATGTCGTGCGCGGCGAGCAGCGGTTGCGTGCCGTCGCGGAGACCGTGACGAAGGAGGGTGGCGACCGCCCCGCTGAGGCGATCGTGCGCCGTACGTTGAGCGGCGTCGAGCAGCGCGACGACATCGCGGTGCTCGTCGTGCGCTTTCTTCGCGACGCCTCTGCGTTGCTTGCGGAAGAAAGAACGAGCGAGACGGCGTAGAAGAACGCTAGCGTGAAGGCCCCCCGTATCGTCGCGCTACTCGTGCTTCTCGCGGTGGTCGCATACGTGTGCTGGTTCTTTCTGTTTCGTCCGCCACCGCCAACGGGACTGCTCACCGTCTATTATACGAAGCTCGACGGCTCGACGCTCGGAGCGTGGACGATCTCGCAGCGCCCGAGAGAACCGAACGAGAGCTCGCCGCAATATCTGCAGTATCGCGCGCTCTACGCTGCCATCCAGGCAGTCACGGGACCACCGAGCGACGTACGAGCGATCCGCTTTCCCAGCGGGACGCACGTGAACGCCGTAACGGTCGCGGGCCCCGACGCCGACGTCGATCTCTCGAGTGAGGTGACGCATCAAGCCGGTACGTTCGGTGAAAACGGCGAGTTCAAAGCGCTCGTCTACACGCTGACGGGCATCCGCGGCATCGATGCCGTCCAAGTGACCGTCGACGGACGCCGGTTGCAAACGCTCCCACACGGAAGTCTTGAGCTCGATACGCCGCTGCGCCGCTCGGATTGGTAGCGTCGCAGCCGCTCTCGCGTTCGTCGCCGGCACCTGCTGTGCGGCGCGCGCTGCGGGCAACGCGAGCGAGCTGCGGATCGTCAACGCTGCGTTCGTCTCGGTGAACGACGCATCGCTGCGCGGCGTTCTGCGCGCGATCGGTGCGACGCTTACGTGGCGCCGGGGCCGGCGCGACGTCATCGTTACGACGGCGAGTCACGAGCTCGTCACGTTCACGGTCGGCGACCGGCGATACGAAGCCGGAAGCGTGAGCGCTCAGGCCCCGTTCGCGCCGTACCTCAAAGCCGGGGTGCCGTTCCTCCCGACTGCTCCGCTCCTCTCCGCGCTGGCCTTAGGCTCGGCTCCGCAAGGCCGCACGCTGGTGCTCGAACCGGAAATCTCGTCGCTCGACGTCCGCAGCAGCGGCGCCGGCACGACGATCGTCGCCGTCGCCGCAATGCCCTTGCGTCCGCGCGTCGTGCGCCAAGCGCCGCGGCAGGTAACCTACGCGTTCGACGGCGTCGGCTCGACGGTTTCCGGTACGCGTCCCGTCGGCGGCGGCGGCGTGCGCGACGTCGCCGTGCGCTCGGTCGGGCGCGTGCCGTCGACGCGTACCTTCATTACTGTCGACCTGCTTGCCGGAGCGCGTCTTGGCGCGTCGCGCAGCGACGACGGGCGAGATTTCAGCGTCTCGGTTGCCGGCAACGCTCGTCCTAGCGTGCACGCAACGATCCCGGCACCGCGGCCGTCGGGCACGCAGGTGACGGCAGTCGACGTGATCCCCGCTACCGGCAGCTTTACCGTGGCGATCGCGATTGCCGGCGACGCGCGCTACGCGTGGCATCACTTGCCGCCGCCGGACAACCGCTTCTGGATAGACGTGGAAGGCGCGCGCTTGGACGCGCCACCGCGCGACGATCGCTGGATCGGGCGCGTCACCGGCGTTCGCGTACACCAAGACACGCCGGACACGGTGCGCGTCGCCCTTTCGCTGGCGGACCCTGCTGCGCTCACCGTCGTTCCGTCGGCAACCGGCGTGCGCATCGTCATCGGGAGTGCGGCCGCGCTCGACGCGCCGCGTGCGGGCAGCGGCAGCATCGGCAGTCTCGTTGCCGCCTCGGTGCAGGCCTTGCCACCAACGCCCGCGCCGGCCGCCACCGCTCTGCTGACGCCCGCTCCATACCATCCGCAGTACGTTGCGACGAATCCGCGGCTCATCGTCATCGATCCCGGCCATGGGGGCAACGATCCGGGCGTCGTGCGCGGCAGCGTCCAGGAGAAGACGCTCACCCTAGACATCGCGCAACGTCTGCGCGCGGTTCTCGTCGCCCGCGGGTGGCAGGTGCGCTTGACACGCACGACCGATATCGCTGTCGATGGTTCCGCCGCCTCGGATCGCGACGAACTCCAAGCACGCGACGACGTTGCCAACGACAACGGCGCTCGGATGTTCGTCTCGATTCACGTCAACGCGTATGCGCCCGATCCCGGGCCCAACGGTACGACGAGCTTCTATTCGAAGCCGGAGGACGTTCCGCTCGCTCGCGACGTCGAGAACGCCATCGCGGCCGGCGCGGGAATGCGTAACGACGGCATCGTCAAGAGCAAACTGTACGTGACGCTGCACGCGCGGATGCCGGCCGTTCTCGTCGAGACCGCGTTCATCACCAATGCGAGCGATTTTGCCAAGCTCGTATCGCCGGCGTGGCGCGAGCGCGTAGCGGAGTCCATCGCCGACGGCATCGAAACGTACGCGCGCGAAAATCCCGTGGCAACGCCGCCTCCCGGCCAGTGATCGGTCTTTTCGATTCCGGACTCGGCGGCCTGACGGTGTTGCGACGCCTGCGCGAACGGCTTCCCCAAGCCGACCTCGTCTACTTTGCGGATCAGGCGCACGTGCCGTACGGCGACAAGAACGTGAACGAACTCCGCGAGCTGCTCCGCACCAACGTCGCGTGGTTGAACGATTACGGCTGCGAACTCATCGCCATGGCCTGCAACACGAGCTGCTCGATCGCCAACGACTACGGGTGGCCGATCTCCCGCGCGCGGATTTTCGACCTGATCGATGCCGCGGCATGCGCTGTCGAAGCCGCAGGCTGCCGCCGCGTCGCCGTGCTCGCAACGACGGCGACGGTGCGCTCCGGAGCATACGCGCGCGCGATTCGCGCGCGCATCGCGAATGCGCGCGTCACGGAGATCGCCGCACCGCGCCTCGTTCCGCTCGTCGAGTCGGGCGCGGGCGCGACCGAGGTCGAGGCGGCCGTTTCCGCGTTGTGCGCGAGCGTGCCGCGTGAGATCGATGCGCTCGTGTACGGCTGCACGCACTACCCGCTGCTCGACGCGACGTTCGCGCGCTACGTCGGCACCGGTGTAGCGCGCATCGACCCCGCGATCGAACAAGCAAGCCGAGTTGCGCTCGCCGCCGAGCGTGCAGGCATTTCGGTTGAAAGCGGAGCAACGCACTATGTCACGACGGGTGACAGGGAGACATTCGATGCAAGCATCGCGGCACTCGCCGGCTAAGCCGGCATCGGCAGCAGGAACGCTTGTGCTGGGCGATCGCGTCGTCAATCGCGTCGGCTTCGGGGCGATGCGTCTGTGCGGCCCCGGCGTATGGGGACCGCCGGCGGATCCGCAGAACGCCGTTGCGGTCGTGCGCCGCGCGGTGCAGCTCGGCGTGACCTTCATCGATACCGCAGACTCGTATGGCCCCGACGTGAGCGAAGAGCTCATCGCGCAGGCGTTGCACCCCTACCCCGCAGATGTGGTCGTGGCGACGAAGGGAGGGCTCACGCGAGGCGGACCCGGCGAATGGGCGCGCGATTGCCGGCCGGAGCGGTTGAAGAGCTGTCTCGAAGGCAGTCTGCGCCGCCTGCGGCTGGATTGCATCGAGCTCTATCAATTGCATGCGGTGGACCCGAACGTCCCATGGGAGGACCAAGTCGGCGTGCTTGCGGAGATGCGAGCTGCGGGAAAGATCCGGCAGGTCGGGCTCTCGAACGTGGACGTCGAGCACCTCGAAGCAGCGCGGCGCATCGTGCCCGTCGTCTCCGTTCAAAACCGGTACAATGTCGGTGATCGCGCGAGCGAGCCGGTGCTGACGTACTGCGCGCAGCACGGCCTAGCGTTCATCCCGTGGTTTCCGCTGGACGCCGGCGACGTGCGTAAGCACGAAGGAATCGACGCGATTGCGCGCGCACATGGTGCGAGCGCATACGACGTGGCGCTTGCGTGGCTTCTGCACCACGCACCCGTGACGTTGCCGATTCCCGGAACGCAATCGCTGCAGCATCTCGAAGAGAACGTTGCCGTCGCGGCGCTGCGCTTGACCGACGAGGAGTACGCCGCGCTCGATCGTTCGGCGGCATAACGACGGCGGCAGGCGCATCCTGCCGTCGAACGGAAAGCTCCCTCCTCGCTTTGGGAACGAACTCTTGAGTACGCCTTTAGCATCGACACCGGTCGACGCGCTGCCGTCGATCCTTACGACCTATCCGCCGCGCGTCGCCGAAGCGATGCGCGAAGAAACGCTTGCGCCGAAGTCGATGACGGGTCGCATGTCGGGATATCATATCGGGTGGCTCGACGACGTGGGCCGCGAGCGCCGGGCCGTCACGGGGAAGCTCGTGCGCCCGAGTCTGTGCCTGTGGGCGTGTGAAGCGTGCGGCGGCGAGGCCGGCGACGCGATCCCCGCGGCGACGGCAGTCGAGTGGGTGCACAACTTCACGCTCGTGCACGATGACATTCAAGACGGCGATCGCGACCGGCACGGACGTCCGACGGTGTGGGCGGTATGGGGCGTCGCGCAGGCGATCAACGCGGGCGACGCACTGCACGCGCTCGCGTTTCGCGTTCTGACGGAGAGCGGCGTCGATCCGGAGCGCACGCTGCGCGCCGTTCGCGCGCTCTCCACGGCAACGCTGGAGGTGGTCGAGGGTCAGTGTCTCGATTTGGCGCTCGAGGGTCGCGTGCAGATCCCGGTACGCGCATACCTACGCATGGTGCGTGCGAAGACCGGGGCGTTGCTCGGTGCGGCCCTCGAAATGGGCGCGTTGACGGCCGGAGCACCGCTCGCGACGGTGCGCCGTTTTCGGCGAGCCGGATATCTGCTCGGCCTGTCCTTCCAAATGCGCGACGATTGGCTCGGCACGTGGGGCGACTCTGCGGTCACGGGAAAATCGAGTGCCGGTGACGTCGGACGGCGCAAGGCCTCGCTTCCGCTCGTCGCTGCCTATCACGCGCTCCCCCCGGCCGCGCAACGCCGCCTCTTGCGCGCATTTGCAGAACGCAGCGATGAGGCGACGTGCGAGATTCGTGCACTCCTGGACGACGCGGGCGGAGCGTGCTTGACGCGCGACGCGCCGCTACAGTTCGCGCAGAAATCGGTCTCCGTGGTCGCCTCGTGCGACGTGCCGGCGCGATTCCTTTCCGCATTCCGCGAGATGGCGCTTTATGTTGCAAACCGATCTCGCTAACGCGACGGCCGCGCGCAAAGCCGATCACCTTCGCATCAACGTCGAGGAGGACGTTGCCGCCAAGGGCGTGACGAGCGGCTTCGAACGCTGGCGCTTCGATCACTGCGCGTTGCCGGAAATCGATCTCGAGGACGTCGATTGCAGTACGTCGCTTTTCGGCCGGGCGATGCGCGCGCCGCTGCTCATATCGTGCATGACGGGCGGAACCGGCGAGGCGCGCGAGATCAACCGGCGGTTAGCGCGCGTGGCACAGCGGTGCGGGCTCGGCATGGGCGTCGGATCGGGGCGCGTGTTGCTCGAGCATCCGGAGCTGCTCGACACGTTCGACGTTCGCGACGAAGCG of Candidatus Dormiibacterota bacterium contains these proteins:
- a CDS encoding DUF5996 family protein, with protein sequence MQNLPALVYDEWRESLDTLHLWTQIVGKVRLKREPLVNHWWNVTLYVTPRGLTTSTMSAPNGGQFEISFDFVSHELRIDHSNGAQRAFALRPMSVAAFYERLMQELRAIGIDVRINTKPNEVPDAIPFENDTVHASYDPRYVERFAHALLFADRLCKTFRARFLGKASPVHFFWGSFDLATARFSGRPAPPHPGGFPNMPDWATREAYSHEDHSVGFWPGGFGLEALFYAYAYPQPTGFAEAAVAPATAAWNATLKEFVLPYEVVRASANPDGAVLDFFQSTYDAEATLAHWDPALERPREIP
- a CDS encoding SpoIIE family protein phosphatase, with the protein product MERFAAIADAMPQLVWVAFPDGRVEYYNRRWVAYTGLTTEETNHEYGSAKGTVHPDDLPPMWERWTNALAGGTAYEIEYRLREAATGLYRWFIARATPVRDENGAILRWIGTCTDVDDQRRARDSLALTAQASEILFASFDVEKAFVGLCELIVSRAADIALVLLADDDGRLRPVATAHRDPERGRMVASLRGERVLTPDAERNEWQRLREGRPRVIGDLNLEAGRGQLWPYLATAVAPLHPRSSLTIPLHARGITFGGLYLFYGDGTRMLDERDVPVFEDIGRRASIAMENAKSFERERRIAETLQRAALPLALARLPGLHLDAIFQPGAEEAEIGGDWYDSVLLRDGSLLVDIGDVMGRGIGAAAIMSRVRQIIAVAALYERDPSAILDAADHIVRQGFPDLLITAFCGIVNPERTLIRYANAGHRPPFLRRRGEIVELQSTGLPLGVRNAASSETKSASLGGADLLVLYTDGLVEDRKTLLDGEERLRAVMRSDAVLHARSPASFIRDACVREDRSDDVAILTMRFSDQEGWTFTAENAQAANDARSDFVRYLRMHVSDESAIESAELVFGELIGNVVRHASGGIDVHLEWHGERPMLHVIDRGAAFGRGAGLPNDPLSEGGRGLFIAQQLSDRLAIEHVRGYGNHVVAELRLRRGT
- a CDS encoding SpoIIE family protein phosphatase; this translates as MTTAFLLVAFVLAVALIQASVQHMIVRGEAMRAAEIDRALVLRLQIDEETSLRGFMLTGDRSFLLPFRRARARLPSAFATLERRLQRLASPLVSVVHEQRALNERWITSVALPIVARRNRADRHALELQGKRQIDRFRELSTLTSAAVNRLADAADREASLDLHRILIGSGVLGVVLALALVFYAGVQMRLSRALSTQADEYERLRRIAAALQESFLVEPLPDVPNLSFDALYAPAVEQARVGGDWYGVFALPDGRVFFSMGDVAGHGVAAAVLMTRVRQTILSMALHERDPSVILTRANEVLRLRTETLVTALCGFIVPQTREISYASAGHPPPLLVTPEGGSVYLPKGGAPLGITIDPAARTFTRRASAGCVLVLYTDGITEFDRDVVRGEQRLRAVAETVTKEGGDRPAEAIVRRTLSGVEQRDDIAVLVVRFLRDASALLAEERTSETA
- a CDS encoding GerMN domain-containing protein, whose protein sequence is MKAPRIVALLVLLAVVAYVCWFFLFRPPPPTGLLTVYYTKLDGSTLGAWTISQRPREPNESSPQYLQYRALYAAIQAVTGPPSDVRAIRFPSGTHVNAVTVAGPDADVDLSSEVTHQAGTFGENGEFKALVYTLTGIRGIDAVQVTVDGRRLQTLPHGSLELDTPLRRSDW
- a CDS encoding N-acetylmuramoyl-L-alanine amidase produces the protein MSSIRRCAARIGSVAAALAFVAGTCCAARAAGNASELRIVNAAFVSVNDASLRGVLRAIGATLTWRRGRRDVIVTTASHELVTFTVGDRRYEAGSVSAQAPFAPYLKAGVPFLPTAPLLSALALGSAPQGRTLVLEPEISSLDVRSSGAGTTIVAVAAMPLRPRVVRQAPRQVTYAFDGVGSTVSGTRPVGGGGVRDVAVRSVGRVPSTRTFITVDLLAGARLGASRSDDGRDFSVSVAGNARPSVHATIPAPRPSGTQVTAVDVIPATGSFTVAIAIAGDARYAWHHLPPPDNRFWIDVEGARLDAPPRDDRWIGRVTGVRVHQDTPDTVRVALSLADPAALTVVPSATGVRIVIGSAAALDAPRAGSGSIGSLVAASVQALPPTPAPAATALLTPAPYHPQYVATNPRLIVIDPGHGGNDPGVVRGSVQEKTLTLDIAQRLRAVLVARGWQVRLTRTTDIAVDGSAASDRDELQARDDVANDNGARMFVSIHVNAYAPDPGPNGTTSFYSKPEDVPLARDVENAIAAGAGMRNDGIVKSKLYVTLHARMPAVLVETAFITNASDFAKLVSPAWRERVAESIADGIETYARENPVATPPPGQ
- the murI gene encoding glutamate racemase; translated protein: MIGLFDSGLGGLTVLRRLRERLPQADLVYFADQAHVPYGDKNVNELRELLRTNVAWLNDYGCELIAMACNTSCSIANDYGWPISRARIFDLIDAAACAVEAAGCRRVAVLATTATVRSGAYARAIRARIANARVTEIAAPRLVPLVESGAGATEVEAAVSALCASVPREIDALVYGCTHYPLLDATFARYVGTGVARIDPAIEQASRVALAAERAGISVESGATHYVTTGDRETFDASIAALAG
- a CDS encoding aldo/keto reductase: MQASRHSPAKPASAAGTLVLGDRVVNRVGFGAMRLCGPGVWGPPADPQNAVAVVRRAVQLGVTFIDTADSYGPDVSEELIAQALHPYPADVVVATKGGLTRGGPGEWARDCRPERLKSCLEGSLRRLRLDCIELYQLHAVDPNVPWEDQVGVLAEMRAAGKIRQVGLSNVDVEHLEAARRIVPVVSVQNRYNVGDRASEPVLTYCAQHGLAFIPWFPLDAGDVRKHEGIDAIARAHGASAYDVALAWLLHHAPVTLPIPGTQSLQHLEENVAVAALRLTDEEYAALDRSAA
- a CDS encoding polyprenyl synthetase family protein, which codes for MSTPLASTPVDALPSILTTYPPRVAEAMREETLAPKSMTGRMSGYHIGWLDDVGRERRAVTGKLVRPSLCLWACEACGGEAGDAIPAATAVEWVHNFTLVHDDIQDGDRDRHGRPTVWAVWGVAQAINAGDALHALAFRVLTESGVDPERTLRAVRALSTATLEVVEGQCLDLALEGRVQIPVRAYLRMVRAKTGALLGAALEMGALTAGAPLATVRRFRRAGYLLGLSFQMRDDWLGTWGDSAVTGKSSAGDVGRRKASLPLVAAYHALPPAAQRRLLRAFAERSDEATCEIRALLDDAGGACLTRDAPLQFAQKSVSVVASCDVPARFLSAFREMALYVANRSR